The following proteins are co-located in the Larus michahellis chromosome 9, bLarMic1.1, whole genome shotgun sequence genome:
- the RAB9B gene encoding ras-related protein Rab-9B isoform X3 — protein MSGKSLLLKVILLGDGGVGKSSLMNRYVTNKFDSQAFHTIGVEFLNRDLEVDGRFVTLQIWDTAGQERFKSLRTPFYRGADCCLLTFSVDDRQSFENLSNWQKEFVYYADVKDPEHFPFVVLGNKIDKLERQVSTEEAQAWCMENGNYPYLETSAKDDTNVAVAFEEAVRQVLAVEEQLEHCMLGHTIDLHSSSKSGSSCC, from the coding sequence GAGTTGGGAAAAGTTCCCTCATGAACCGGTATGTCACCAACAAGTTTGACTCACAGGCTTTCCACACGATTGGTGTGGAGTTCTTAAACCGGGACCTGGAGGTGGATGGACGTTTTGTGACCCTCCAGATTTGGGACACTGCGGGGCAGGAGAGATTCAAGAGCCTGCGAACCCCCTTTTACAGGGGAGCAGACTGCTGCCTGCTGACCTTCAGTGTGGACGACCGGCAGAGCTTCGAGAACCTCAGTAATTGGCAGAAGGAGTTTGTCTATTATGCTGACGTGAAGGACCCTGAACACTTCCCATTTGTAGTCCTGGGCAACAAGATAGACAAACTTGAGAGACAAGTGAGCACAGAGGAGGCCCAGGCCTGGTGCATGGAAAACGGTAACTATCCATACCTGGAGACTAGTGCCAAGGATGACACCAACGTGGCAGTAGCCTTTGAGGAGGCTGTGCGACAGGTGCTGGCGGTGGAGGAGCAGCTAGAGCACTGCATGCTGGGCCACACCATTGACCTGCACTCCAGCTCCAAATCGGGGTCTTCCTGCTGTTAA